DNA sequence from the Thermoleophilaceae bacterium genome:
GGCGGACTCGGCGATGAACCCGTTCACGCCCTCCTGCACGAGCTCCGTGGCCGCGTTGTCCGGATCGCGCACCACCACGCTCGGCGTGCCCTTGGCAGACGCCTCCACCACGATCAGGCCGTAGCCCTCCCGCCGCGAGGGCAGCACCATGCAGAGGGCGCTGCGGAGGGCGTCCTCCACCCGCTCCGCGGACACGAACCCCGGAACCTCCACCGCGCCGTTGGCGTCCAGCTCCCGCACCCGGCGAAGCACCTCGGGGCGCTCGGGGCCGTCGCCGAACAGCTTGAGGCGGAGCTCTGGCATGCGCTCGCGGGCGCGGGCGAATGCGCTGACGAGCGCGGGCGCGCGCTTCTCCGGGATGTGGCGTCCGGCGAACACCACCACCGGAAGAGCCTCCTGAGGACGGTGCGGGTCGAGCGGGCCCGCGTACTCGCCCTCGAGCACGGTGGGCTCGCCCCGCAGGCCGAGCTCACGCAGGCGGGCGGCGTGCAGCCGAGAGAAGCAGAAGGCGGACTGCGGCACTCGCAGGCAGAGCCGCTGGACGGCGTGGCCAATCGCGCCTCCGGCGCGGCCGAGGTACTCCCGCCAGTAGGCGAGCGTCCACACCTCGTGCCAGTCCACCACCAGGCGATAGCGGTGACGAGGCCGCAACAAAGCGGCCATCAGGAGGTGGAAGTAGGGAAACGATGCCGTGTGCACAACGTCATAGGCACGGCCGTGCCTGAGCAGATGCAGGAACACGCCCGCGCCGAACACGAGCGGCTCGGTGACGCTGCGCCTGCCGCTCCTCACGTAGAGGGGCAGCCCCGGAGCCACAGCAATAACCTTGACCCCCGTTACGCCATGATCAGCGCCGCGGGGCCACTGCCGTCGCGTCAGGTAGGTGACGTCGTGCCCGTCAGCCGCAAGGCGCTCGGCGAGATTCCGGTACCACCGTTCCGCCCCTCCGACGGTGTGGGGATAGAGGCAGTCGTAGATCACACAGATACGCATGCGTAATCAGCGCGAGAGGATCAGAGGTTCGTAGGTGAGCATCTTCATCTGCTGGGTCCTGTTTCCCTTGCTGTACTGCCTGCTTTCGGTGGGTTGCGGCCTGCTCGTCCAGCGGGCGTCGGGGTTCCGCATGTCCGGCGTCCTGCTCCTGCCGGTGGGCTACGCGACGATCGTCGTGGCCTCGCAGTGCACAACCTACTTCCAGGCCACCACATTTCTAGCCACGCCCTTGGTAATAGCGCTCGCCGTAGCCGGCTACGCGCTCGCAGTAGCGGGAAGGCGCACGGCGAACGGCGACCGCTGGAGCAACGGCCTATGGCCTATGGCCTATGACCTATGGCCTGGCCTGGCAGCACTCGCCACCTTCGCGGTCTACGCGGCGCCGGTGGTGCTGTCAGGCCAAGCCACCTTCCTCGGCTACACCCTGCTCGGCGACACCTCGATCCACTTCGTCCTGATCGACCGCGTGATGAGCCACGGGCACTCGGCGGCGGGCCTGGCCCCCTCGTCCTACCACTCAGTCGTGAGCGGCTACTACACCACGGCGTATCCCCTCGGAGCGCATACCGCACTGGGCGCGGTGCGGCCGCTCGTGGGGCAGGACGTGGCCTGGGTGTTCCAGCCCTACCTGGCGCTGCTCGCCGCGTTCAGCGCGCTGTCGATCTACGCGCTCCTGGCCCGGACGTTCGCGCCGCGCTGGCTCGTGGCCCTCGGGGCGTTCCTCGCCGCGCAGAGCGGGCTCATGTACGCGTACGCGCTCGAGGGCAGCATCAAGGAGCTCGCCACCGTGGCATTGATCGCCACGCTGGTGGCGGTGGGCGCCGAGTACGTGAGCCGCCGCGGCGGCGTGCGCGCGGTGATCCCGCTCGCCCTGGTGGCCGCGGCCGGGATGGGCGTGCTCAACGCGTCCGTGCTGCCGTGGTTCGGTCCGGTGCTGCTCGCCGTGCTGGTGGCCACGCTGGCCCTCCGAGGCACGCGGAGCTGGCGCTCGATCGCACTCGAGATCGCCGTGTTCGCCGGGCTCGGCGCGCTGCTCTCCTACCAGGCACTCGCCATGGAGGGCACCTTCATCCACCAGACCACGGTCACCTTCAGCCTCACGAGCGGCAGCAACCTGGGCAACCTGCTCGCCCCGCTCAGCAAGTGGCACGGCTTCGGGATCTGGCCCACGGGCGACTTCCGGCTCGGGCTCAGCTCGCACGTGGCCGCCACCTACGCGCTCATCGGTCTGGAGATCGGGGCCATCGTGCTCGGCGTGCTGTGGGCATTGCGGTGGGGAACCGGCTGGCCGCTCGTGTTCCTCGGCGCGTCACTCGTGGGGTGGGCGTACGTGACCGCTCGAACCAACGCGTGGGGTGACGCCAAGGCGCTGATGATCCTCTCCCCCGCGCTGCTGGCGGTCGCGATCCTCGGGCCGGCGTCACTGTGGCGGTCCGAGCGCCGGATAGAAGGGTTGCTACTGGCCGCGGCGATTGCCTTCGGTGTGCTCTGGACGAACGCGCTCGCCTACCACGGAGTGGACCTTGCGCCCCGCGGCCGCTTCGACGAGCTGGCGAGCATCGGCCAGAGGTTCGCCGGTCAGGGCCCGGCCCTGTACACCGAGTTCGAGGAGTTCGGCAAGCACTTCCTGCGCCAGGCGGATCCGAGCGGCTCGAACGAGTCGTGGCAGGACGAGCCGCGGGCCACGCTCGTGGACGGCGCGGGCACGCGCTTCGGATTCTCGAGCGACATCGACGAGCTGTCGAACGCGTACGTCCAGCGATTCCGCCTGCTCGTGCTGCGGCGGTCGGGCTCGGCCAGTCGGCCGCCGTCGAACTACCAGCTCGTCTACAGCGGGCGCTTCTACGAGGTGTGGCGGCGCTCGGGGCCCGGGCCGGTGCAGCGTCTCGCCCTCGGCAATTCGCTCCAGCCGGGAAGCGTGCCCCGCTGCTCGGCCGTGCGGTCGCTGTCGCGGGCCGGGAGCCGGCTCGCGTACGTGGAGCGGCCGGCGCTCCCGATCCTGATGGTCGCGCAGGCGAGGCACCCCGCGGCCTGGCTGCCGGACGGCGCCGACCCGACGAATCTCCGCCCCTACGGCCCCGGCACGCTCACGGGCGCGGTTACGGTGAAGCAGCCGGCGCGCTACCAGGTGTGGGTGCAGGGCTCGTTCGGCCGCGGCTACACGGTCTACGTGGACAACGAGCTCGTGGGCCGGGTGAGGCGCGAGCTGAACCCGCGGGGCCAGTTCGCGAGCCCGGGCGCCGCGGGCCTCTCCGCGGGACGTCACACGATTCGCCTCGTGCGCCCGGGCGGCAGCCTCTATCCCGGCAACGGCGGTCGCAACCGGCTGCTCGGCCCG
Encoded proteins:
- a CDS encoding glycosyltransferase; this encodes MRICVIYDCLYPHTVGGAERWYRNLAERLAADGHDVTYLTRRQWPRGADHGVTGVKVIAVAPGLPLYVRSGRRSVTEPLVFGAGVFLHLLRHGRAYDVVHTASFPYFHLLMAALLRPRHRYRLVVDWHEVWTLAYWREYLGRAGGAIGHAVQRLCLRVPQSAFCFSRLHAARLRELGLRGEPTVLEGEYAGPLDPHRPQEALPVVVFAGRHIPEKRAPALVSAFARARERMPELRLKLFGDGPERPEVLRRVRELDANGAVEVPGFVSAERVEDALRSALCMVLPSRREGYGLIVVEASAKGTPSVVVRDPDNAATELVQEGVNGFIAESASADDLADAILRVHEAGQGLRESTADWFAENAERLSLAHSIDVVAEAYRASARS